A genomic region of Cannabis sativa cultivar Pink pepper isolate KNU-18-1 chromosome 1, ASM2916894v1, whole genome shotgun sequence contains the following coding sequences:
- the LOC115707180 gene encoding 1-phosphatidylinositol-3-phosphate 5-kinase FAB1B isoform X1, producing the protein MEIAHKSLCQLVGMVKSWISGRSEPTNVSRDFWMPDESCRVCYECDTQFTLFNRRHHCRLCGRVFCGKCTENSIPVPSDYPTTSLEEQDRIRVCNYCYKQWEQGMVTLDNGIQRPNHGLSTSQSGLSLGSTRSSETGNSSINTPSSMPFSFGSYQQAQHCSGLSSPPTSFLETNTEEKSKGEQGRSSELCNDTGDLPSDQQRISMNRSEDEDYEYDMYRMDSESMHYPSVSDYYNQVEYEAMNNDDGMHRVHPDSENIDSTSLSCSPLENQNFESHGLENILKLRNKEDEHDMGDEGEASSSLYVAGGDVDAEPVDFENNGLLWLPPAPEDEEDDEDEKETGLFDDDDDDDGDDVNATGEWGYLRSNSFGSGESRNRDRSNEEHKKAMKNVVDGHFRALVAQLLQVENLPVGEEDDIQSWLEIITSLSWEAATLLKPDMSKGGGMDPGGYVKVKCIASGHRCESMVIKGVVCKKNVAHRRMTTKVKKARILILGGALEYQRVSNHLSSFDTLLQQEMDHLKMAVAKIDAHQPDVLLVEKSVSRFAQEYLLAKDISLVLNIKKPLLERIARCTGAQIVSSIDHLSSQKLGSCEAFHVERFLEDLGTAGQGGKKLVKTLMFFEGCPKPLGCTILLRGANGDELKKIKHVIQYGIFAAYHLALETSFLADEGATLPEFSLNSPITVTLPADKATIMERSISTVPYSNVSVGANSVAHNRSNSVPASDISSYISTTQSFDSFRSSIPTNYTSLTNTVSSSSSALTGTAVSDWNPRNLSPLDTFGEKNKTYFMEPPQVLEPSTVNNSISLMCNNSTVITDNVTGSVEIPLEQDGRIYIEDDFDTIKDEYAPSPSEHQSILVSLSSRCIWKGTVCERSHLFRIKYYGSSDKPLGRFLRDHLFDQSYQCQSCEMPSEAHVQCYTHRQGTLTISVKKLPEMLLPGEKEGKIWMWHRCLRCPRINGFPPATRRIIMSDAAWGLSFGKFLELSFSNHAAASRVASCGHSLHRDCLRFYGFGKMVACFRYAAINVLSVFLPPQKLDFSNENQEWIQKETDKAVDRAELLFSEVLNALSQIEEKRSGPGMHGSGIKMAESRRQTIEMEGILQKEKEEFEELLLKTVNKDGKKGHPATDILEINRLRRQLLFQSFVWDHRLVQAEKSDGNGLKDGLSRSVSEHEGKIVANGENISDMNVAVMPGKGYNSCDSFLVEGKIGKTVNYPVGFSSNADQPNFVHEEPSNEKEENSNVSPSTNLLNQEPSNEREDKSNARRTLSEGEFSINTNLSDTLDAAWIGETNTGGEIPKDNLPALSDLAADTSLAFASVFSERGNLDHVEDLDQPKFAHSFSPVSSMMGCESMEDSGGWLGMPFLNFYRSLNKNFFASAQKLNTMFGYNPVYISSFRDSELQGGARLLLPVGVNEVIIPVYDDEPSSIIAHALASRQYHYQVSDDGERPKEAGDLLSSSCSDTSNFQSFYSSDDFLSESFRSFGSGEESMLSMSGSRGLDPLSYTKALHARISFGEDGPLGNVKYSVTCYYAKRFEALRRICCPSELDYIRSLSRCKKWGAQGGKSNVFFAKTLDDRFIIKQVTKTELESFIKFAPDYFKYLSDAIKSRSPTCLAKIVGIYQVTSKHVKGGKDTKMDVLVMENLLFRRNVTRLYDLKGSARSRYNADSSGRNKVLLDQNLIEAMPTSPIFVGTKAKRLLERAVWNDTAFLASVDVMDYSLLVGLDEDKHELVLGIIDFMRQYTWDKHLETWVKTTGILGGPKNASPTVISPKQYKKRFRKAMTAYFLMVPDQWFNASIVQSQSQSDLCEENSQDEKENS; encoded by the exons ATGGAAATTGCTCACAAGTCATTGTGTCAGCTGGTTGGCATGGTGAAGTCATGGATCTCTGGACGATCTGAGCCGACTAATGTGTCAAGGGACTTTTGGATGCCTGATGAAAGCTGTAGAGTATGCTACGAGTGTGATACACAATTTACATTGTTCAATCGAAGACACCATTGTCGACTTTGTGGTCGGGTTTTCTGTGGCAAGTGTACAGAAAACTCGATTCCTGTCCCATCTGATTATCCAACTACATCCCTGGAAGAGCAGGATAGAATCCGAGTGTGTAATTATTGTTACAAGCAATGGGAGCAGGGTATGGTTACTCTTGATAATGGGATCCAGAGACCCAATCACGGACTTAGTACATCACAATCAGGATTAAGTCTAGGCAGCACTAGATCAAGTGAAACCGGTAATAGTAGTATCAATACTCCTAGCTCCATGCCATTCTCATTTGGATCTTATCAGCAAGCTCAACATTGTTCTGGTCTCAGTTCTCCACCAACATCTTTTTTGGAAACAAACACAGAGGAGAAAAGCAAAGGAGAACAAGGAAGGAGTAGTGAACTTTGCAACGATACAGGGGATCTACCTTCAGATCAACAGAGAATTTCAATGAACAG GAGTGAGGATGAGGATTATGAGTACGACATGTATCGGATGGATTCTGAATCTATGCATTATCCTTCAGTCAGTGACTACTACAATCAAGTTGAGTATGAAGCCATGAACAATGATGATGGAATGCATAGAGTGCATCCTGATAGCGAGAACATTGATTCAACGAGTTTGAGCTGCTCCCCATTAGAAAACCAAAATTTTGAATCACATGGcctggaaaatattttaaagctGAGGAATAAAGAGGATGAACATGATATGGGCGATGAAGGCGAAGCATCTTCCTCCCTGTATGTTGCTGGTGGTGATGTTGATGCTGAACCTGTAGATTTTGAGAACAATGGACTCCTCTGGCTTCCCCCTGCAccagaagatgaagaagatgatgaagatgaaaaggAAACTGGTCTGTTTGATGACGATGATGACGATGACGGTGATGATGTCAATGCTACAGGAGAGTGGGGATATTTGCGCTCAAATAGTTTTGGAAGTGGGGAGTCTCGCAATAGGGATCGCTCAAATGAAGAGCATAAGAAGGCCATGAAGAATGTGGTTGATGGGCATTTCAGGGCCTTGGTAGCTCAACTATTGCAGGTAGAGAACCTTCCTGTGGGTGAAGAAGATGACATACAGAGTTGGTTGGAGATCATTACATCTCTATCTTGGGAGGCTGCTACACTATTAAAGCCAGATATGAGTAAAGGTGGGGGGATGGACCCGGGAGGATATGTCAAAGTAAAATGTATAGCTTCTGGACATCGTTGTGAGAG TATGGTGATCAAAGGAGTTGTTTGTAAGAAAAATGTGGCTCACCGGCGAATGACAACAAAAGTTAAGAAGGCTCGTATTTTGATCCTTGGAGGGGCTCTTGAGTACCAGCGGGTTTCTAACCACCTGTCAAGTTTTGACACTCTCTTACAGCAG GAAATGGACCACTTAAAGATGGCAGTGGCAAAGATAGATGCTCATCAGCCTGATGTTCTTCTAGTGGAGAAATCAGTTTCTAGATTTGCTCAGGAGTATCTTCTTGCAAAGGACATATCACTTGTTCTTAATATAAAAAAGCCACTTTTAGAGCGCATAGCTCGTTGCACTGGTGCTCAGATAGTTTCTTCTATTGATCATCTCTCATCACAGAAATTGGGCTCCTGTGAAGCATTCCATGTTGAGAGGTTTCTTGAAGACTTGGGCACTGCTGGGCAGGGTGGGAAAAAATTGGTTAAGACGCTGATGTTTTTTGAAGGCTGCCCGAAGCCTTTGGGTTGTACG ATTCTACTAAGAGGTGCTAATGGTGATGAGTTGAAAAAAATCAAGCATGTCATCCAGTATGGAATATTTGCAGCGTATCACTTGGCTTTGGAGACATCTTTTCTTGCTGATGAAGGAGCAACCCTGCCTGAATTCTCATTGAACTCTCCAATTACTGTGACACTTCCAGCAGATAAAGCAACAATCATGGAGAGGTCCATCTCAACTGTACCTTATTCCAATGTCAGTGTTGGTGCAAATTCTGTGGCACATAATAGATCCAACAGTGTGCCTGCATCTGATATATCCTCATATATAAGCACTACACAATCTTTTGACAGTTTTCGTAGTTCCATACCCACTAATTACACAAGTTTGACCAATACTGTATCTTCATCCTCATCTGCTCTAACTGGGACAGCAGTTTCAGATTGGAATCCCAGGAATCTTTCTCCTCTTGATACGTTTGGAGAGAAAAACAAAACGTATTTTATGGAACCGCCGCAGGTTTTGGAACCTTCAACAGTCAACAATAGCATCTCTTTGATGTGTAACAATTCCACTGTGATAACTGACAATGTGACAGGGAGTGTGGAGATACCATTGGAACAAGATGGAAGAATCTATATAGAAGATGATTTTGATACAATAAAGGATGAGTACGCTCCATCACCTTCTGAGCATCAGAGCATTTTGGTGTCTTTATCATCCCGGTGCATCTGGAAGGGAACTGTCTGTGAGAGGTCCCATCTATTTCGAATAAAATACTATGGAAGTTCTGATAAGCCTCTGGGAAGGTTTCTCCGTGACCATTTATTTGATCAG AGTTACCAGTGCCAGTCTTGTGAGATGCCATCAGAAGCACATGTTCAATGTTATACTCATCGACAGGGCACTCTAACCATATCGGTCAAGAAGCTACCAGAAATGTTATTGCCTGGTGAAAAGGAAGGCAAGATCTGGATGTGGCATAGATGCTTACGTTGTCCAAGGATCAATGGCTTTCCTCCAGCAACTAGGAGAATAATAATGTCAGATGCTGCCTGGGGTTTATCATTTGGGAAGTTTTTGGAGCTGAGTTTTTCAAATCACGCAGCTGCAAGCAGGGTGGCAAGCTGTGGCCATTCTTTACATAGAGATTGTCTCCGGTTCTATGG TTTTGGAAAAATGGTTGCTTGCTTCCGGTATGCAGCAATTAATGTCCTCTCTGTCTTTCTTCCACCCCAAAAATTGGATTTTAGTAATGAGAATCAGGAGTGGATTCAGAAAGAAACAGATAAG GCTGTTGATCGAGCTGAGCTTCTCTTTTCTGAAGTTCTAAATGCTCTAAGTCAAATAGAAGAGAAAAGATCTGGTCCAGGAATGCATGGCAGTGGCATAAAAATGGCTGAATCAAGACGTCAAACTATAGAAATGGAAGGAATCCTACAGAAGGAAAAAGAAGAATTTGAG GAACTTCTCCTAAAAACTGTAAACAAGGATGGGAAAAAGGGCCATCCTGCTACTGACATCCTTGAGATCAATCGGCTGCGAAGGCAGTTGCTTTTTCAGTCTTTTGTGTGGGACCACCGCCTGGTTCAGGCAGAGAAATCGGATGGTAACGGTCTCAAAGATGGTCTGAGTCGTTCAGTTTCTGAGCATGAGGGGAAAATTGTTGCTAATGGTGAAAATATATCTGACATGAATGTGGCCGTTATGCCAGGGAAAGGCTATAATAGCTGTGATTCCTTTCTGGTTGAAGGAAAAATTGGCAAGACCGTAAATTATCCTGTAGGATTTAGTAGCAATGCTGATCAACCCAACTTTGTTCATGAAGAACCAAGTAACGAAAAAGAAGAGAATTCCAATGTTTCTCCTTCCACAAACCTCCTTAATCAAGAACCAAGTAATGAAAGAGAAGACAAATCCAATGCTCGTAGGACTCTTTCAGAAGGAGAATTTTCTATCAACACAAATTTGTCCGATACCCTTGATGCTGCATGGATAGGTGAAACTAACACAGGAGGTGAAATCCCAAAGGATAATCTCCCTGCACTATCTGATTTAGCCGCAGATACTTCACTCGCCTTCGCCTCTGTGTTTTCAGAACGAGGGAACTTAGACCATGTGGAGGATTTGGATCAGCCCAAGTTTGCTCACTCCTTTTCACCAGTTTCATCTATGATGGGATGTGAGAGCATGGAAGACTCAGGTGGCTGGTTAGGAATGCCGTTCTTAAACTTCTACCGTTCATTGAACAAGAACTTCTTTGCAAGTGCTCAAAAACTGAACACAATGTTTGGATATAACCCGGTGTATATTTCCTCCTTTCGAGACTCAGAACTTCAAGGTGGGGCCAGGCTGCTTCTCCCTGTTGGTGTTAATGAAGTTATCATTCCAGTATATGACGATGAGCCCTCGAGTATTATAGCTCATGCATTAGCATCACGGCAATATCATTACCAAGTGAGTGATGATGGAGAAAGACCGAAGGAAGCTGGGGACCTTTTGTCTTCATCATGCTCTGACACATCAAATTTTCAGTCATTCTATTCTTCTGATGATTTCCTGTCTGAATCTTTTAGAAGCTTTGGATCTGGTGAGGAGAGCATGTTGTCCATGTCTGGTTCTCGTGGTTTGGATCCACTCTCATATACAAAGGCTTTGCATGCTAGAATTTCTTTTGGAGAAGATGGCCCTCTTGGTAATGTCAAATATTCTGTGACTTGTTACTATGCAAAGCGTTTTGAAGCCTTAAGGAGGATTTGTTGCCCATCTGAGCTTGATTATATAAGGTCTCTTAGTCGTTGTAAGAAGTGGGGAGCCCAAGGTGGTAAAAGCAACGTCTTCTTTGCAAAAACCTTGGATGACAGATTTATCATTAAACAAGTCACAAAGACAGAACTTGAATCCTTCATAAAGTTTGCTCCTGATTATTTCAAGTACCTATCTGATGCAATTAAATCAAGAAGTCCAACATGCCTAGCTAAGATTGTGGGGATATATCAG GTTACTTCAAAGCATGTCAAAGGAGGGAAAGATACAAAGATGGATGTTCTTGTTATGGAGAATCTTTTGTTTAGAAGGAATGTGACACGGCTTTATGATCTAAAAGGATCAGCTCGGTCGAGATACAATGCTGATTCTAGTGGGAGAAACAAAGTTCTGCTGGATCAAAACTTGATTGAAGCAATGCCAACCTCTCCCATATTTGTAGGAACCAAGGCTAAACGTTTGCTAGAGAGAGCAGTCTGGAACGACACTGCTTTTCTTGCA TCTGTTGATGTAATGGATTACTCACTACTTGTTGGTCTGGATGAAGACAAGCATGAGTTAGTTCTTGGGATCATTGACTTTATGAGACAATATACCTGGGATAAGCACCTTGAAACATGGGTGAAGACGACGGGCATTCTTGGAGGACCGAAGAATGCTTCTCCAACAGTTATTTCACCAAAACAATACAAGAAGAGGTTCAGAAAAGCCATGACAGCCTATTTTCTTATGGTCCCAGATCAATGGTTTAATGCATCTATCGTTCAGAGTCAATCTCAGTCTGACTTGTGTGAGGAGAACTCACAAG ACGAAAAGGAAAATTCGTGA
- the LOC115707180 gene encoding 1-phosphatidylinositol-3-phosphate 5-kinase FAB1B isoform X2 has protein sequence MVKSWISGRSEPTNVSRDFWMPDESCRVCYECDTQFTLFNRRHHCRLCGRVFCGKCTENSIPVPSDYPTTSLEEQDRIRVCNYCYKQWEQGMVTLDNGIQRPNHGLSTSQSGLSLGSTRSSETGNSSINTPSSMPFSFGSYQQAQHCSGLSSPPTSFLETNTEEKSKGEQGRSSELCNDTGDLPSDQQRISMNRSEDEDYEYDMYRMDSESMHYPSVSDYYNQVEYEAMNNDDGMHRVHPDSENIDSTSLSCSPLENQNFESHGLENILKLRNKEDEHDMGDEGEASSSLYVAGGDVDAEPVDFENNGLLWLPPAPEDEEDDEDEKETGLFDDDDDDDGDDVNATGEWGYLRSNSFGSGESRNRDRSNEEHKKAMKNVVDGHFRALVAQLLQVENLPVGEEDDIQSWLEIITSLSWEAATLLKPDMSKGGGMDPGGYVKVKCIASGHRCESMVIKGVVCKKNVAHRRMTTKVKKARILILGGALEYQRVSNHLSSFDTLLQQEMDHLKMAVAKIDAHQPDVLLVEKSVSRFAQEYLLAKDISLVLNIKKPLLERIARCTGAQIVSSIDHLSSQKLGSCEAFHVERFLEDLGTAGQGGKKLVKTLMFFEGCPKPLGCTILLRGANGDELKKIKHVIQYGIFAAYHLALETSFLADEGATLPEFSLNSPITVTLPADKATIMERSISTVPYSNVSVGANSVAHNRSNSVPASDISSYISTTQSFDSFRSSIPTNYTSLTNTVSSSSSALTGTAVSDWNPRNLSPLDTFGEKNKTYFMEPPQVLEPSTVNNSISLMCNNSTVITDNVTGSVEIPLEQDGRIYIEDDFDTIKDEYAPSPSEHQSILVSLSSRCIWKGTVCERSHLFRIKYYGSSDKPLGRFLRDHLFDQSYQCQSCEMPSEAHVQCYTHRQGTLTISVKKLPEMLLPGEKEGKIWMWHRCLRCPRINGFPPATRRIIMSDAAWGLSFGKFLELSFSNHAAASRVASCGHSLHRDCLRFYGFGKMVACFRYAAINVLSVFLPPQKLDFSNENQEWIQKETDKAVDRAELLFSEVLNALSQIEEKRSGPGMHGSGIKMAESRRQTIEMEGILQKEKEEFEELLLKTVNKDGKKGHPATDILEINRLRRQLLFQSFVWDHRLVQAEKSDGNGLKDGLSRSVSEHEGKIVANGENISDMNVAVMPGKGYNSCDSFLVEGKIGKTVNYPVGFSSNADQPNFVHEEPSNEKEENSNVSPSTNLLNQEPSNEREDKSNARRTLSEGEFSINTNLSDTLDAAWIGETNTGGEIPKDNLPALSDLAADTSLAFASVFSERGNLDHVEDLDQPKFAHSFSPVSSMMGCESMEDSGGWLGMPFLNFYRSLNKNFFASAQKLNTMFGYNPVYISSFRDSELQGGARLLLPVGVNEVIIPVYDDEPSSIIAHALASRQYHYQVSDDGERPKEAGDLLSSSCSDTSNFQSFYSSDDFLSESFRSFGSGEESMLSMSGSRGLDPLSYTKALHARISFGEDGPLGNVKYSVTCYYAKRFEALRRICCPSELDYIRSLSRCKKWGAQGGKSNVFFAKTLDDRFIIKQVTKTELESFIKFAPDYFKYLSDAIKSRSPTCLAKIVGIYQVTSKHVKGGKDTKMDVLVMENLLFRRNVTRLYDLKGSARSRYNADSSGRNKVLLDQNLIEAMPTSPIFVGTKAKRLLERAVWNDTAFLASVDVMDYSLLVGLDEDKHELVLGIIDFMRQYTWDKHLETWVKTTGILGGPKNASPTVISPKQYKKRFRKAMTAYFLMVPDQWFNASIVQSQSQSDLCEENSQDEKENS, from the exons ATGGTGAAGTCATGGATCTCTGGACGATCTGAGCCGACTAATGTGTCAAGGGACTTTTGGATGCCTGATGAAAGCTGTAGAGTATGCTACGAGTGTGATACACAATTTACATTGTTCAATCGAAGACACCATTGTCGACTTTGTGGTCGGGTTTTCTGTGGCAAGTGTACAGAAAACTCGATTCCTGTCCCATCTGATTATCCAACTACATCCCTGGAAGAGCAGGATAGAATCCGAGTGTGTAATTATTGTTACAAGCAATGGGAGCAGGGTATGGTTACTCTTGATAATGGGATCCAGAGACCCAATCACGGACTTAGTACATCACAATCAGGATTAAGTCTAGGCAGCACTAGATCAAGTGAAACCGGTAATAGTAGTATCAATACTCCTAGCTCCATGCCATTCTCATTTGGATCTTATCAGCAAGCTCAACATTGTTCTGGTCTCAGTTCTCCACCAACATCTTTTTTGGAAACAAACACAGAGGAGAAAAGCAAAGGAGAACAAGGAAGGAGTAGTGAACTTTGCAACGATACAGGGGATCTACCTTCAGATCAACAGAGAATTTCAATGAACAG GAGTGAGGATGAGGATTATGAGTACGACATGTATCGGATGGATTCTGAATCTATGCATTATCCTTCAGTCAGTGACTACTACAATCAAGTTGAGTATGAAGCCATGAACAATGATGATGGAATGCATAGAGTGCATCCTGATAGCGAGAACATTGATTCAACGAGTTTGAGCTGCTCCCCATTAGAAAACCAAAATTTTGAATCACATGGcctggaaaatattttaaagctGAGGAATAAAGAGGATGAACATGATATGGGCGATGAAGGCGAAGCATCTTCCTCCCTGTATGTTGCTGGTGGTGATGTTGATGCTGAACCTGTAGATTTTGAGAACAATGGACTCCTCTGGCTTCCCCCTGCAccagaagatgaagaagatgatgaagatgaaaaggAAACTGGTCTGTTTGATGACGATGATGACGATGACGGTGATGATGTCAATGCTACAGGAGAGTGGGGATATTTGCGCTCAAATAGTTTTGGAAGTGGGGAGTCTCGCAATAGGGATCGCTCAAATGAAGAGCATAAGAAGGCCATGAAGAATGTGGTTGATGGGCATTTCAGGGCCTTGGTAGCTCAACTATTGCAGGTAGAGAACCTTCCTGTGGGTGAAGAAGATGACATACAGAGTTGGTTGGAGATCATTACATCTCTATCTTGGGAGGCTGCTACACTATTAAAGCCAGATATGAGTAAAGGTGGGGGGATGGACCCGGGAGGATATGTCAAAGTAAAATGTATAGCTTCTGGACATCGTTGTGAGAG TATGGTGATCAAAGGAGTTGTTTGTAAGAAAAATGTGGCTCACCGGCGAATGACAACAAAAGTTAAGAAGGCTCGTATTTTGATCCTTGGAGGGGCTCTTGAGTACCAGCGGGTTTCTAACCACCTGTCAAGTTTTGACACTCTCTTACAGCAG GAAATGGACCACTTAAAGATGGCAGTGGCAAAGATAGATGCTCATCAGCCTGATGTTCTTCTAGTGGAGAAATCAGTTTCTAGATTTGCTCAGGAGTATCTTCTTGCAAAGGACATATCACTTGTTCTTAATATAAAAAAGCCACTTTTAGAGCGCATAGCTCGTTGCACTGGTGCTCAGATAGTTTCTTCTATTGATCATCTCTCATCACAGAAATTGGGCTCCTGTGAAGCATTCCATGTTGAGAGGTTTCTTGAAGACTTGGGCACTGCTGGGCAGGGTGGGAAAAAATTGGTTAAGACGCTGATGTTTTTTGAAGGCTGCCCGAAGCCTTTGGGTTGTACG ATTCTACTAAGAGGTGCTAATGGTGATGAGTTGAAAAAAATCAAGCATGTCATCCAGTATGGAATATTTGCAGCGTATCACTTGGCTTTGGAGACATCTTTTCTTGCTGATGAAGGAGCAACCCTGCCTGAATTCTCATTGAACTCTCCAATTACTGTGACACTTCCAGCAGATAAAGCAACAATCATGGAGAGGTCCATCTCAACTGTACCTTATTCCAATGTCAGTGTTGGTGCAAATTCTGTGGCACATAATAGATCCAACAGTGTGCCTGCATCTGATATATCCTCATATATAAGCACTACACAATCTTTTGACAGTTTTCGTAGTTCCATACCCACTAATTACACAAGTTTGACCAATACTGTATCTTCATCCTCATCTGCTCTAACTGGGACAGCAGTTTCAGATTGGAATCCCAGGAATCTTTCTCCTCTTGATACGTTTGGAGAGAAAAACAAAACGTATTTTATGGAACCGCCGCAGGTTTTGGAACCTTCAACAGTCAACAATAGCATCTCTTTGATGTGTAACAATTCCACTGTGATAACTGACAATGTGACAGGGAGTGTGGAGATACCATTGGAACAAGATGGAAGAATCTATATAGAAGATGATTTTGATACAATAAAGGATGAGTACGCTCCATCACCTTCTGAGCATCAGAGCATTTTGGTGTCTTTATCATCCCGGTGCATCTGGAAGGGAACTGTCTGTGAGAGGTCCCATCTATTTCGAATAAAATACTATGGAAGTTCTGATAAGCCTCTGGGAAGGTTTCTCCGTGACCATTTATTTGATCAG AGTTACCAGTGCCAGTCTTGTGAGATGCCATCAGAAGCACATGTTCAATGTTATACTCATCGACAGGGCACTCTAACCATATCGGTCAAGAAGCTACCAGAAATGTTATTGCCTGGTGAAAAGGAAGGCAAGATCTGGATGTGGCATAGATGCTTACGTTGTCCAAGGATCAATGGCTTTCCTCCAGCAACTAGGAGAATAATAATGTCAGATGCTGCCTGGGGTTTATCATTTGGGAAGTTTTTGGAGCTGAGTTTTTCAAATCACGCAGCTGCAAGCAGGGTGGCAAGCTGTGGCCATTCTTTACATAGAGATTGTCTCCGGTTCTATGG TTTTGGAAAAATGGTTGCTTGCTTCCGGTATGCAGCAATTAATGTCCTCTCTGTCTTTCTTCCACCCCAAAAATTGGATTTTAGTAATGAGAATCAGGAGTGGATTCAGAAAGAAACAGATAAG GCTGTTGATCGAGCTGAGCTTCTCTTTTCTGAAGTTCTAAATGCTCTAAGTCAAATAGAAGAGAAAAGATCTGGTCCAGGAATGCATGGCAGTGGCATAAAAATGGCTGAATCAAGACGTCAAACTATAGAAATGGAAGGAATCCTACAGAAGGAAAAAGAAGAATTTGAG GAACTTCTCCTAAAAACTGTAAACAAGGATGGGAAAAAGGGCCATCCTGCTACTGACATCCTTGAGATCAATCGGCTGCGAAGGCAGTTGCTTTTTCAGTCTTTTGTGTGGGACCACCGCCTGGTTCAGGCAGAGAAATCGGATGGTAACGGTCTCAAAGATGGTCTGAGTCGTTCAGTTTCTGAGCATGAGGGGAAAATTGTTGCTAATGGTGAAAATATATCTGACATGAATGTGGCCGTTATGCCAGGGAAAGGCTATAATAGCTGTGATTCCTTTCTGGTTGAAGGAAAAATTGGCAAGACCGTAAATTATCCTGTAGGATTTAGTAGCAATGCTGATCAACCCAACTTTGTTCATGAAGAACCAAGTAACGAAAAAGAAGAGAATTCCAATGTTTCTCCTTCCACAAACCTCCTTAATCAAGAACCAAGTAATGAAAGAGAAGACAAATCCAATGCTCGTAGGACTCTTTCAGAAGGAGAATTTTCTATCAACACAAATTTGTCCGATACCCTTGATGCTGCATGGATAGGTGAAACTAACACAGGAGGTGAAATCCCAAAGGATAATCTCCCTGCACTATCTGATTTAGCCGCAGATACTTCACTCGCCTTCGCCTCTGTGTTTTCAGAACGAGGGAACTTAGACCATGTGGAGGATTTGGATCAGCCCAAGTTTGCTCACTCCTTTTCACCAGTTTCATCTATGATGGGATGTGAGAGCATGGAAGACTCAGGTGGCTGGTTAGGAATGCCGTTCTTAAACTTCTACCGTTCATTGAACAAGAACTTCTTTGCAAGTGCTCAAAAACTGAACACAATGTTTGGATATAACCCGGTGTATATTTCCTCCTTTCGAGACTCAGAACTTCAAGGTGGGGCCAGGCTGCTTCTCCCTGTTGGTGTTAATGAAGTTATCATTCCAGTATATGACGATGAGCCCTCGAGTATTATAGCTCATGCATTAGCATCACGGCAATATCATTACCAAGTGAGTGATGATGGAGAAAGACCGAAGGAAGCTGGGGACCTTTTGTCTTCATCATGCTCTGACACATCAAATTTTCAGTCATTCTATTCTTCTGATGATTTCCTGTCTGAATCTTTTAGAAGCTTTGGATCTGGTGAGGAGAGCATGTTGTCCATGTCTGGTTCTCGTGGTTTGGATCCACTCTCATATACAAAGGCTTTGCATGCTAGAATTTCTTTTGGAGAAGATGGCCCTCTTGGTAATGTCAAATATTCTGTGACTTGTTACTATGCAAAGCGTTTTGAAGCCTTAAGGAGGATTTGTTGCCCATCTGAGCTTGATTATATAAGGTCTCTTAGTCGTTGTAAGAAGTGGGGAGCCCAAGGTGGTAAAAGCAACGTCTTCTTTGCAAAAACCTTGGATGACAGATTTATCATTAAACAAGTCACAAAGACAGAACTTGAATCCTTCATAAAGTTTGCTCCTGATTATTTCAAGTACCTATCTGATGCAATTAAATCAAGAAGTCCAACATGCCTAGCTAAGATTGTGGGGATATATCAG GTTACTTCAAAGCATGTCAAAGGAGGGAAAGATACAAAGATGGATGTTCTTGTTATGGAGAATCTTTTGTTTAGAAGGAATGTGACACGGCTTTATGATCTAAAAGGATCAGCTCGGTCGAGATACAATGCTGATTCTAGTGGGAGAAACAAAGTTCTGCTGGATCAAAACTTGATTGAAGCAATGCCAACCTCTCCCATATTTGTAGGAACCAAGGCTAAACGTTTGCTAGAGAGAGCAGTCTGGAACGACACTGCTTTTCTTGCA TCTGTTGATGTAATGGATTACTCACTACTTGTTGGTCTGGATGAAGACAAGCATGAGTTAGTTCTTGGGATCATTGACTTTATGAGACAATATACCTGGGATAAGCACCTTGAAACATGGGTGAAGACGACGGGCATTCTTGGAGGACCGAAGAATGCTTCTCCAACAGTTATTTCACCAAAACAATACAAGAAGAGGTTCAGAAAAGCCATGACAGCCTATTTTCTTATGGTCCCAGATCAATGGTTTAATGCATCTATCGTTCAGAGTCAATCTCAGTCTGACTTGTGTGAGGAGAACTCACAAG ACGAAAAGGAAAATTCGTGA